A single genomic interval of Bacteroidota bacterium harbors:
- a CDS encoding SBBP repeat-containing protein has protein sequence MKRFALSSFLLFLGWAQAVWAQPLIDWAHGTGSTGIDQGNAIAVDTFGNVLVAGDFNGSLDFDPGPGIHTLTTMGVDMLIAKYDPNGNLMWAHAIGGAGVDAGTGIAVDDSGNVFVGGHFEQTVDFDPGPSTFNFTALGGRTLCCLSWIPTAIFDGQNSSERATKNYVLISHWTATGIFTLRLLSQGQWIAIRGLQRSTLCRITVPPTLLS, from the coding sequence ATGAAGCGTTTTGCCCTTTCGTCGTTCCTGCTTTTCCTCGGATGGGCCCAAGCTGTTTGGGCGCAACCATTGATTGACTGGGCCCATGGGACGGGGAGCACGGGTATCGACCAAGGAAATGCCATTGCCGTCGACACTTTCGGAAATGTTTTGGTGGCCGGGGATTTTAACGGCAGCCTGGACTTTGACCCCGGACCTGGAATTCACACGCTCACCACGATGGGGGTCGACATGCTGATCGCCAAGTATGATCCGAATGGCAACCTTATGTGGGCGCATGCGATCGGGGGTGCAGGCGTCGATGCGGGAACGGGCATTGCGGTAGATGACAGCGGGAATGTATTCGTCGGAGGCCATTTTGAGCAAACGGTTGATTTTGATCCCGGCCCTTCGACCTTCAATTTCACTGCGCTCGGGGGAAGGACTTTGTGCTGCTTAAGTTGGATCCCAACGGCAATTTTCGATGGGCAAAACAGTTCGGAACGGGCAACCAAGAACTACGTCCTGATATCGCATTGGACGGCTACGGGAATATTCACCTTGCGGCTACTTTCTCAGGGACAATGGATTGCGATCCGGGGCTTGCAACGCTCAACCTTATGTCGGATAACGGTTCCCCCGACGCTTTTGTCGTAA
- a CDS encoding PKD domain-containing protein, which yields MSHPPVIAGILSGPTTICEFTTNTYSVPAVADALGYVWSLPGGWTGMSSTDSITAMAGNASGTVSVYAFNACGNSTVLSIPVTVLPAPIPQFSSTTNGLTATFTDLTSGATAWDWTFGDGGTSTLQNPVHTYPAPGNYTVSLTVMAIGCPGMMQQTVQVVAVGAANEAATQVTVFPNPSSGRFVIEVPSEMQGELIDAHGRRLLAIKLTSSSHVLDLGNYADGVYFFRLHDGNGAFCFKLLKD from the coding sequence GTGAGTCACCCGCCCGTAATTGCCGGTATCCTGAGCGGGCCCACGACGATCTGCGAATTCACCACGAACACGTATTCCGTTCCTGCGGTAGCTGATGCGCTGGGTTATGTTTGGAGCCTCCCCGGCGGATGGACCGGAATGAGCAGCACCGACAGCATCACCGCGATGGCCGGCAACGCGAGTGGCACCGTTTCGGTTTACGCCTTCAACGCCTGCGGCAATTCGACCGTGCTCAGCATTCCCGTCACCGTCCTGCCCGCGCCCATTCCGCAATTTTCTTCGACGACGAATGGTCTGACGGCAACTTTTACGGACTTGACCAGCGGAGCTACGGCATGGGACTGGACTTTCGGCGACGGGGGAACGAGCACGTTGCAAAATCCGGTGCATACCTATCCCGCTCCGGGAAATTACACTGTCAGCCTTACCGTGATGGCCATTGGTTGTCCGGGAATGATGCAGCAGACGGTGCAGGTGGTAGCCGTAGGCGCCGCAAACGAAGCCGCGACACAAGTTACGGTCTTCCCCAATCCCTCCTCCGGCCGGTTTGTAATCGAAGTCCCCTCTGAAATGCAAGGCGAATTGATCGATGCCCATGGCCGGCGTTTGCTGGCTATCAAATTGACGAGCAGTTCCCATGTTTTGGACTTGGGGAATTACGCGGATGGCGTCTACTTTTTCCGGCTCCACGATGGGAATGGCGCGTTTTGCTTCAAACTCTTGAAGGATTGA
- a CDS encoding T9SS type A sorting domain-containing protein, translating to MRRTCVDTVNGVRACTFDSTDGQAWACVVGDSTRYGSFAHFQDLISQSQFSEQWYHNGVDQWVYAASITFDTITVAHAWGRDSLLTARPDPALAEEAAFKSFPNPANERLNIEGNLPEPGPVSLRLMDLQGRVLATRVLNHGGGMFHSELDLRALGLASGMYGLEIRSGKRMDFLKVLVE from the coding sequence GTGCGTCGCACTTGCGTCGACACGGTCAACGGCGTACGTGCATGTACCTTCGATTCCACCGACGGGCAAGCCTGGGCCTGTGTCGTGGGCGATTCGACGCGTTACGGCAGTTTTGCCCATTTTCAGGACCTCATTTCGCAGTCGCAATTTTCCGAACAGTGGTACCACAACGGCGTCGATCAATGGGTGTACGCTGCAAGCATCACCTTCGACACCATAACGGTCGCCCACGCTTGGGGCAGGGATTCCTTGCTCACAGCGCGTCCTGATCCGGCCTTGGCCGAGGAAGCTGCCTTCAAGTCGTTTCCCAATCCGGCGAATGAACGGTTGAACATTGAGGGCAACCTGCCTGAACCGGGCCCCGTTTCCTTGCGGCTGATGGACTTGCAGGGACGCGTCTTGGCCACGCGTGTTTTGAACCATGGCGGGGGAATGTTCCATTCGGAGCTGGATTTGCGTGCTTTGGGACTTGCGAGCGGCATGTATGGATTGGAGATTCGGAGTGGCAAGCGGATGGATTTTTTGAAGGTTTTGGTGGAGTAG
- a CDS encoding Omp28-related outer membrane protein: protein MKKKLLLSLLAVALAGPTFAQFSIKKVVFEEFTGAWCQYCADGAYRAEVMDNDYPEALMVAVHDGDAMEMTDGVDLAAFYTPAYPQALFNRGGALISRGSWNSTMSSQLQGAGSVTVAFDSVDYNAQTRQITADVSALFTAPLSGDMRINLIIVEDEVTGTGAGYNQVNADNGTPGHPYQGAGNPIVGFVHRHVARDYVEGAWGLAGLIPNTVNFGSSVNHTFTYTIPGNFDASKIELIAYVGRYDGAGMGDREILNGEEFFLSTLIVGAPSMSSNAASLEIIGNPLTDRSKIVYSTEEAGIARVEILNMLGQQIVTLEDSHSEKGIHTLYWDGKNGAGASVDNGMYLVRVVTEAGKSMSKRILVAH from the coding sequence ATGAAAAAGAAACTACTCCTTTCCTTGTTGGCCGTTGCATTGGCCGGCCCAACATTTGCACAATTTTCGATCAAGAAGGTTGTCTTTGAAGAATTTACCGGTGCTTGGTGCCAATACTGCGCCGATGGCGCTTACCGTGCCGAGGTGATGGACAATGATTATCCTGAAGCGCTGATGGTTGCCGTACACGACGGCGATGCAATGGAAATGACCGACGGCGTGGATTTGGCTGCGTTTTACACGCCTGCTTATCCGCAAGCATTGTTCAACCGTGGCGGCGCATTGATCAGCAGAGGCAGCTGGAACAGCACCATGAGCAGTCAATTGCAGGGTGCAGGCTCCGTGACCGTTGCTTTTGACAGCGTCGATTACAATGCCCAAACACGTCAGATCACCGCCGATGTCAGCGCCTTGTTTACGGCGCCACTCAGCGGCGACATGCGCATCAACCTGATCATCGTCGAAGACGAGGTAACCGGCACTGGCGCAGGTTACAACCAAGTGAATGCAGACAATGGCACACCCGGACACCCTTATCAAGGTGCAGGTAACCCGATTGTGGGTTTTGTGCATCGCCATGTCGCCCGTGACTACGTCGAAGGCGCTTGGGGGTTGGCAGGTTTGATTCCCAATACCGTCAATTTCGGTTCAAGCGTGAACCATACCTTTACCTACACGATTCCAGGAAACTTTGATGCGTCCAAAATTGAATTGATCGCTTATGTCGGTCGTTATGATGGCGCAGGTATGGGTGACCGCGAAATCTTGAACGGGGAGGAGTTTTTCCTTTCAACTTTGATCGTTGGTGCGCCTTCCATGTCTTCGAATGCGGCTAGCCTTGAGATTATCGGCAATCCCTTGACCGATCGCTCGAAGATCGTGTATTCCACCGAAGAGGCTGGAATTGCACGTGTCGAAATTCTGAATATGCTGGGTCAGCAGATTGTCACACTGGAAGACAGTCATTCGGAAAAAGGCATCCATACCCTTTATTGGGATGGCAAAAATGGCGCCGGCGCTTCCGTGGACAACGGAATGTACTTGGTGCGCGTGGTGACAGAGGCTGGAAAGTCAATGTCCAAGCGCATTTTGGTCGCGCATTGA
- a CDS encoding FAD-binding oxidoreductase, whose translation MRNGFANSFPSARMDIKKDVIVLGGGITGALVAYQLCKAGIDTVVVDRRCVGMGSTCASTALLQYEIDTPLYKLTEYVGLDHAQRSYQACIDAIDTLEKICKKEGIQADFQQRESLYYASRRRDMEIIEKEFAARQQMGIALQQLSSREVRALYGIKTSGALLSAKAAQVDPYRLAHGLLKVSEAMGLMVVDNTDIARIRNIDNQIQLTTTEGYTITGNKIVYATGYEALDMIEKPIAQLHSTYAIVSEPVEPSQLWRNTCLLWETAMPYLYIRTTPDNRILVGGKDEPFYSPRRRDRLLPRKSTQLVKRFKKLFPEIPFYLDFAWCGTFAETKDGLPFIGTLPKYPNAYFALGFGGNGITFSTVAAEIICDAIRGKTHRDAELFAFDRMSTAL comes from the coding sequence ATGAGAAATGGGTTTGCGAATAGCTTTCCAAGTGCCAGAATGGACATCAAAAAGGATGTCATTGTTTTGGGGGGTGGCATCACGGGTGCCCTCGTGGCGTATCAGCTATGCAAGGCCGGAATTGATACTGTCGTCGTGGACCGCCGTTGTGTAGGCATGGGCAGCACTTGTGCAAGTACGGCGCTCTTGCAATATGAGATCGATACGCCGCTGTACAAATTGACGGAGTATGTGGGTTTGGATCATGCACAACGCAGTTATCAGGCTTGCATTGATGCGATCGACACGCTCGAAAAAATCTGCAAAAAGGAAGGCATACAGGCCGATTTCCAGCAGCGCGAAAGCTTATATTATGCTTCCCGTCGCAGAGACATGGAGATCATCGAAAAAGAATTTGCGGCGCGTCAGCAGATGGGCATTGCATTGCAACAGCTTTCTTCCCGAGAAGTGCGGGCGCTTTATGGGATCAAGACTTCCGGGGCCCTGCTCTCCGCAAAAGCTGCACAAGTGGATCCTTATCGTCTCGCGCATGGCCTACTGAAGGTGAGTGAAGCGATGGGCCTGATGGTCGTGGACAATACTGACATTGCACGCATTCGGAACATAGACAATCAAATCCAGCTCACAACGACTGAAGGCTACACGATTACGGGCAATAAGATCGTCTATGCAACGGGTTATGAGGCCCTCGACATGATCGAGAAGCCGATTGCCCAATTGCATTCCACGTATGCCATTGTGAGCGAGCCCGTTGAACCCAGCCAACTGTGGCGAAATACCTGCTTGCTTTGGGAAACGGCCATGCCTTATCTCTATATTCGGACAACGCCCGACAACCGTATTCTGGTAGGGGGGAAGGATGAGCCTTTCTACAGCCCTCGGAGGCGTGATCGGTTGCTGCCTAGAAAATCAACACAATTGGTGAAGAGGTTTAAAAAATTGTTTCCAGAGATTCCCTTCTATTTGGATTTTGCTTGGTGCGGGACGTTTGCTGAAACGAAGGATGGATTGCCTTTTATCGGTACACTTCCGAAATATCCGAATGCATATTTCGCTTTGGGATTTGGCGGGAATGGGATCACGTTTAGCACTGTGGCCGCGGAAATCATTTGTGATGCGATCCGTGGCAAAACGCATCGCGATGCTGAACTCTTTGCGTTTGACAGAATGTCAACTGCGCTTTGA
- a CDS encoding leucine-rich repeat domain-containing protein: protein MSAQIDLTTRNQLQAYPRYTRINLARQEANMVRRLDLSMHELFEIPTDLAIFKNCLEFSFSENKLTVLPDAVFQMPNLQYITGFKNLLGNFPKNVDDCQSLQEIDLSWNRIGGLPKEIGNLPNLRILKLNNNLIKAIPYEAGTLASLEEIHMSVNQMERLPSSLNQMQNLKRLDVSYNFITEVPACIGELKNLEYLDLSFNMIGQLPDSIAYCENLKVLNLRGNRLKALPGEITRMKNLKELDLKKNKITPKQHAAIQAKLPYCKIYF from the coding sequence ATGTCAGCCCAAATAGACCTTACAACCCGCAATCAGTTGCAGGCCTATCCGCGTTATACCCGCATCAACCTTGCCCGTCAGGAGGCGAATATGGTGCGACGGCTCGACCTCTCGATGCACGAATTGTTCGAGATTCCCACAGACCTCGCCATTTTTAAAAATTGCCTCGAATTCAGCTTCAGCGAAAACAAACTCACGGTATTGCCGGATGCGGTTTTTCAGATGCCCAACCTCCAATACATCACCGGATTCAAAAACTTGCTGGGCAATTTCCCCAAGAATGTCGACGATTGTCAGTCGTTGCAGGAGATCGACCTGAGCTGGAACCGCATCGGCGGCTTGCCCAAGGAAATCGGCAACCTGCCCAACTTGCGCATTCTCAAGCTCAACAATAACCTCATCAAGGCCATTCCCTACGAAGCGGGTACATTGGCAAGCCTGGAGGAAATCCATATGAGCGTCAACCAAATGGAGCGTCTGCCTTCGAGCCTCAACCAAATGCAAAACCTGAAACGCCTCGACGTTTCCTACAACTTCATCACCGAAGTTCCGGCCTGCATTGGCGAATTGAAAAACCTGGAGTACCTGGACCTGAGCTTCAACATGATCGGGCAATTGCCGGATTCGATCGCCTACTGCGAAAATTTGAAGGTCTTGAACCTGCGCGGCAACCGCCTGAAAGCCCTCCCCGGTGAAATCACAAGAATGAAGAACCTCAAGGAATTGGACTTGAAGAAAAACAAAATCACCCCAAAGCAGCATGCGGCGATCCAAGCGAAGTTGCCCTATTGCAAAATTTATTTTTGA
- a CDS encoding four helix bundle protein, which yields MFDFEKLVIYQRSKVFHLEITRWLVSNQTVDSVTRDQLRRSSLSIALNIAEGSGRFSQKDRRNFFVIARSSVFEVAAIFDILKDASRIGQPDFEKFYLESDELSRILFALIKKLEVAS from the coding sequence ATGTTCGACTTCGAGAAACTCGTTATTTATCAAAGATCCAAGGTTTTTCATCTTGAGATCACACGTTGGCTTGTTTCCAATCAGACGGTTGATTCGGTAACACGTGATCAACTGCGGCGATCCTCGTTGAGCATTGCCTTGAACATCGCCGAAGGTTCTGGTCGCTTCTCACAAAAGGATCGGCGAAACTTTTTTGTAATTGCTCGAAGCTCAGTTTTCGAGGTTGCTGCCATTTTTGATATTTTGAAGGATGCTAGCCGAATTGGGCAACCTGACTTCGAGAAATTTTATCTCGAGTCTGATGAATTGTCGCGGATTTTGTTTGCCTTGATCAAGAAGCTTGAGGTTGCCTCGTGA
- a CDS encoding cold shock domain-containing protein: MGTVRTGKVEFFNHDKGFGFIKENETQEKYFVHVSSVTFDIEENDKVSFEIEQGPKGLNAVRVNKI, from the coding sequence CTGGGCACTGTTCGCACGGGCAAAGTTGAATTTTTCAACCATGACAAAGGCTTTGGGTTCATCAAAGAAAATGAGACCCAAGAAAAGTACTTCGTGCATGTCAGCAGCGTTACCTTCGACATTGAAGAAAACGACAAAGTCTCGTTTGAGATTGAGCAAGGCCCGAAGGGCTTGAACGCTGTACGTGTGAACAAGATTTGA
- a CDS encoding PorT family protein, producing MKHYLIAIVALLLTTFTVQAQHAHFGLKGGLNAYTILGNQNANFVPKFSYHFGVLTHIHLGEKFALQPEVVYSAQGARFEGSSLDLRLKYINVPILFQYMFADGFRVQAGPQLGILASAKTEYNKTKTNVRDELHGAELGVTVGMSYVKPSLGLGFDIRYNQGLTNILAWGPYNSFNSGIQLGIFYVFTHQSSK from the coding sequence ATGAAACACTATCTCATTGCTATCGTTGCGCTTTTGCTCACGACTTTTACCGTTCAAGCGCAACATGCCCATTTTGGCCTCAAAGGTGGCTTGAATGCTTACACGATTCTGGGGAATCAGAATGCTAATTTTGTTCCCAAATTCAGTTATCACTTCGGTGTATTGACCCATATTCACCTGGGAGAGAAATTTGCGCTTCAACCGGAAGTCGTCTATTCTGCACAAGGTGCCAGATTCGAAGGCAGCAGCCTAGACTTGCGACTGAAATACATCAATGTGCCCATCCTTTTTCAATACATGTTTGCCGATGGCTTCAGGGTGCAAGCAGGCCCACAATTGGGTATCTTGGCGAGTGCAAAAACCGAATACAACAAAACCAAAACGAACGTTCGGGATGAACTTCATGGCGCCGAACTCGGCGTGACCGTGGGTATGAGTTATGTCAAACCCTCCCTAGGACTTGGTTTTGACATCCGATATAACCAAGGCCTTACCAATATCCTAGCATGGGGCCCCTACAATTCCTTCAACAGCGGAATTCAGTTGGGCATATTCTATGTTTTTACCCACCAATCCTCAAAATGA